A window of the Halodesulfovibrio sp. MK-HDV genome harbors these coding sequences:
- a CDS encoding flagellar protein FlgN, whose translation MYTETYQNLHRQEKALEVLETLLTEEFAELRERKPESITGIEFSIHELMRQIANERTDLKASLGGQRLADVLQILAEEEQAELNGLLGRIDVLEKRCSRQASMNAELALALHDQSQALLNHLQSQIQPRNNATYGRTGAYTQSRPEAVLIHGRL comes from the coding sequence ATGTATACAGAAACCTACCAGAATTTACATCGTCAAGAAAAAGCACTTGAGGTGCTTGAGACATTACTTACGGAAGAGTTTGCCGAGTTACGCGAGCGCAAACCGGAATCAATTACCGGAATAGAGTTCTCAATTCATGAACTCATGCGCCAAATTGCAAATGAACGGACAGATTTGAAAGCTTCTTTAGGCGGACAACGTCTTGCTGACGTACTCCAGATCCTTGCAGAAGAAGAACAGGCAGAACTCAATGGATTGCTTGGCCGCATAGATGTTTTAGAAAAACGTTGTTCCCGTCAGGCTTCTATGAACGCAGAACTGGCACTTGCGCTGCATGATCAGAGTCAGGCTCTGCTCAATCATTTGCAAAGTCAAATTCAACCTCGCAACAACGCTACCTACGGAAGAACCGGTGCATACACGCAAAGTCGTCCGGAGGCCGTACTGATACACGGGAGACTGTAA
- a CDS encoding flavodoxin family protein — translation MILGVEGSPRRGGNSQAMLKMFSTVCSQESMPFFEASLRDYRYEPCVGCERCRKDKICTKFHDGMSLLYPRIQESKGLVLISPVHNYNVTAWMKSFIDRLYCYYDFTNTRPRGWSSRLAGQGRKAVIGTIAEQESIADVGVTLQAMRMPLEALGFEIVEEVVVLNTFDAGGIKKNDASILQVEQAAKKLVMSLNT, via the coding sequence ATGATCTTGGGAGTAGAAGGAAGTCCGCGCAGAGGTGGTAATTCGCAGGCAATGCTGAAGATGTTTTCAACTGTTTGTTCTCAGGAATCAATGCCTTTTTTTGAGGCAAGTCTGCGTGATTATCGATACGAGCCGTGTGTGGGATGCGAACGATGCAGAAAAGATAAAATCTGTACAAAGTTTCATGATGGCATGTCACTTCTGTATCCCCGAATTCAGGAATCCAAAGGACTGGTACTTATTTCACCGGTGCATAACTACAATGTGACTGCATGGATGAAGAGTTTCATTGACCGACTCTACTGTTATTATGATTTTACGAATACCCGTCCCCGTGGCTGGTCCAGCAGATTAGCAGGGCAAGGCAGAAAGGCCGTTATCGGTACGATAGCAGAACAGGAAAGCATTGCGGATGTGGGTGTTACTCTGCAAGCCATGCGGATGCCTTTAGAGGCGCTAGGCTTCGAAATTGTAGAAGAGGTTGTTGTTCTGAACACATTTGATGCTGGCGGAATTAAAAAGAATGATGCTTCGATTCTTCAGGTAGAACAGGCAGCCAAAAAGTTGGTCATGTCCCTTAATACTTAG
- a CDS encoding (deoxy)nucleoside triphosphate pyrophosphohydrolase gives MKKAITVVAGIVWDGERYLAARRPANAPFGGFWEFPGGKIEPGETPEAALVREFQEELDITPTEWKYWQTLTHEYEELIVTLLFFHITAFEGTLIPQEGHTVQWVMPHEACELDFLKADIPIVQALTTLA, from the coding sequence ATGAAAAAAGCCATTACAGTTGTTGCCGGTATAGTATGGGACGGTGAGCGCTATCTCGCCGCCCGACGTCCGGCTAACGCGCCATTTGGCGGTTTTTGGGAGTTCCCCGGCGGCAAAATTGAGCCGGGGGAAACACCGGAAGCCGCACTTGTGCGTGAATTTCAGGAAGAACTGGATATTACGCCGACGGAATGGAAGTACTGGCAAACACTCACCCATGAATACGAAGAGCTTATTGTTACGCTTCTCTTCTTCCACATAACCGCATTTGAAGGTACACTGATTCCTCAAGAAGGACATACTGTACAGTGGGTTATGCCTCATGAAGCCTGTGAGCTTGATTTTCTTAAAGCAGACATCCCCATAGTGCAGGCGTTAACTACGCTAGCATAG
- the flgG gene encoding flagellar basal-body rod protein FlgG encodes MMRSLWTSASGMYAQQLNIDTISNNLANVNTIGFKKSRAEFEDLMYQSMKIAGSPNSDGGQVPTPVQVGMGVRPASAHKFFSQGDFQNTSNPLDFAIEGDGFFQVEVNGELRYTRAGAFKLDKDGTVVTSNGYKLQPEFIVPENTKSITLSANGRLAAIDAQGNELAGADVPLYSFINPAGLDPLGRNIYSTTEASGEPVEGVPGEDGTGTIAQGFLEMSNVEIVDEMVNMIVGQRAYEMNSKAIQTSDSMLQLAAQLKS; translated from the coding sequence ATGATGCGTTCCCTTTGGACTTCTGCATCCGGCATGTACGCCCAGCAGCTGAATATTGATACCATTTCCAACAACCTTGCAAACGTAAACACCATTGGCTTTAAGAAAAGCCGCGCAGAATTTGAAGACCTTATGTACCAGTCCATGAAAATCGCTGGTTCTCCGAACTCTGATGGTGGACAGGTTCCGACTCCTGTTCAGGTTGGTATGGGTGTTCGCCCTGCCAGTGCACATAAGTTTTTCTCTCAGGGTGATTTTCAGAACACTAGCAACCCGCTTGATTTCGCCATCGAAGGCGACGGCTTCTTTCAGGTAGAAGTGAATGGCGAGCTTCGCTACACCCGCGCAGGTGCCTTCAAGCTCGATAAAGACGGAACTGTTGTTACCTCAAACGGGTACAAGCTTCAGCCGGAGTTTATTGTTCCGGAGAATACAAAAAGCATCACACTTTCCGCTAACGGTCGTCTTGCAGCAATAGATGCGCAGGGTAACGAATTAGCAGGTGCAGATGTTCCTTTGTACTCATTCATCAACCCGGCGGGTCTCGATCCACTCGGTCGTAACATCTACTCCACAACAGAAGCTTCAGGCGAACCAGTAGAAGGTGTTCCGGGCGAAGATGGCACCGGTACTATTGCTCAGGGTTTCCTTGAGATGTCTAACGTTGAGATCGTAGACGAGATGGTAAACATGATTGTTGGCCAGCGTGCTTACGAAATGAACTCAAAAGCAATTCAGACTTCTGACTCTATGTTGCAACTCGCAGCACAGCTCAAAAGCTAA
- the flgA gene encoding flagellar basal body P-ring formation chaperone FlgA: protein MRNLFVISMQRAAICCMTVFLLAVASSAVAAETEWHFTVLPAAVVTGDIVLLGEIATPSGDIPSQSWEKFAKVKLWPSPRNYGRPMAITRAKLRNVLQRYLGGMASKAILPGSIAIQRGGKVVQKNMLSQMVTRTISNATQQLDGEAILRDTTIPNFIFLRDAKNRLDIEPLTTVQAGRIGIRFRELDPNGQVVRRVTGGAFLDLWVTVPCAAAPVNRNEILTPDKITYERKNLAYLRGEAWDGRGGPYRAMRTLGAGTPIFEGDIEAVPVVAKGSRIDLIYRGAAVRLSVVAKAMEDGRIGEVIPVRNLQSKRQVYATVLDDSTVIIERNR from the coding sequence ATGCGTAATTTATTCGTTATCTCCATGCAGCGGGCAGCCATATGCTGCATGACAGTGTTTCTGCTCGCAGTAGCAAGCAGTGCTGTTGCCGCGGAAACAGAGTGGCATTTTACGGTTCTTCCTGCCGCTGTAGTGACGGGCGATATTGTTTTGTTGGGCGAGATTGCAACGCCTTCAGGTGATATCCCGTCCCAGTCATGGGAAAAGTTTGCAAAAGTAAAGCTGTGGCCTTCTCCTCGTAATTACGGGCGTCCGATGGCTATCACCCGAGCTAAGCTTCGCAATGTGTTGCAGCGGTATTTGGGAGGCATGGCAAGCAAGGCAATTCTTCCAGGCTCTATCGCGATTCAGCGTGGCGGCAAGGTTGTGCAGAAAAATATGCTCTCGCAAATGGTAACGCGCACTATCAGTAACGCAACGCAACAGCTGGATGGTGAAGCCATTCTGCGCGACACAACAATTCCGAATTTTATCTTTCTTCGCGATGCAAAAAATAGACTCGATATTGAACCGTTAACGACTGTGCAGGCAGGACGTATCGGGATTCGTTTCAGAGAACTTGATCCTAACGGACAAGTTGTTCGCCGTGTGACCGGTGGAGCGTTTCTGGATTTATGGGTAACAGTGCCATGCGCTGCCGCCCCTGTGAACAGAAACGAGATTTTGACACCGGATAAGATCACCTACGAACGCAAAAACTTGGCGTATCTGCGCGGTGAAGCGTGGGATGGCAGAGGCGGTCCATACCGTGCAATGCGAACCCTCGGAGCTGGAACACCAATTTTTGAAGGCGATATAGAAGCCGTTCCTGTGGTGGCAAAAGGCTCACGTATTGATCTTATATACAGGGGAGCCGCGGTTCGTTTGTCCGTAGTTGCTAAGGCAATGGAGGATGGACGCATCGGAGAAGTAATTCCGGTTCGCAATTTGCAAAGTAAAAGACAAGTTTACGCAACTGTGCTGGATGACAGTACGGTGATTATAGAAAGAAATCGCTAA
- a CDS encoding bacteriohemerythrin produces MATFEWNSSMNTGIAEIDKQHAELTQIINTLYYAYMNGEEDSVLSPLIHKVNDYAHMHFATEVDLMSAYRDEIPDFESHMEQHREFFSNAIGFLLDYLNNKADITPELLDYLTDWWFNHINGIDRKMAEFLINKGAA; encoded by the coding sequence ATGGCGACATTCGAATGGAACTCTTCAATGAACACCGGCATTGCTGAAATTGACAAGCAACACGCCGAACTGACGCAGATTATTAACACTCTGTACTATGCATATATGAACGGAGAAGAAGACTCTGTTTTAAGCCCCCTCATTCATAAAGTGAATGACTATGCTCACATGCATTTTGCTACAGAAGTAGATTTGATGAGTGCGTACAGAGATGAAATTCCGGACTTTGAATCGCACATGGAGCAACATAGAGAATTTTTTTCCAATGCAATTGGATTCCTGCTGGATTATCTTAATAACAAAGCAGACATTACTCCTGAGCTCTTAGACTACCTAACTGACTGGTGGTTTAATCATATCAACGGAATAGATCGGAAGATGGCTGAGTTTTTAATAAATAAAGGCGCTGCATAA
- a CDS encoding DMT family transporter, with the protein MHITLLFLALIVGTFMPLQMGLNAIITQQWSQSAPIASLVSFFVGTISLTLFVVATRIPIPALTTSTVPWYAWFGGILGAVGVTTLTYLAPRIGAIAMLSLLICGQFISSIVFDHFGLLGYPLRPVTLMRVCGIVLLISGAYLVNRY; encoded by the coding sequence ATGCACATCACACTACTTTTTCTCGCACTCATTGTCGGCACGTTTATGCCCCTGCAAATGGGTCTTAATGCCATAATCACCCAACAATGGAGCCAAAGTGCGCCCATTGCCTCACTTGTTTCTTTCTTCGTCGGCACCATATCTTTGACTCTATTTGTCGTCGCAACACGAATCCCCATTCCTGCGCTCACAACATCCACCGTTCCATGGTACGCATGGTTCGGCGGTATTCTCGGTGCTGTCGGTGTCACAACACTCACCTACCTCGCACCACGCATTGGCGCCATTGCAATGCTCTCGCTTCTCATCTGCGGACAATTTATCAGTTCAATAGTTTTTGACCACTTCGGACTCCTCGGATACCCGCTTCGCCCCGTTACACTCATGCGTGTATGCGGAATAGTGCTGCTGATTAGTGGCGCATACCTTGTAAATCGCTATTAA
- a CDS encoding peptidoglycan DD-metalloendopeptidase family protein: MVAPVDSELLNASLGAQKLKAQTKQLTALQKGGEAGDAKLREAVEGFEAIFIQKMWQQMRNTIPKSGMFKSREEKVWQGMFDQELSVKMSKSGGIGLSDMLYKQLSDKLGDASRDTNSKGGSVAAVRDLSSTDVFTKVKDLSSSAKLAAVQTPEDLYSPMGEQEMETDTTVTRVINTNLQAMTDKDVVENVDELERQLVMDYISDPDRILADPPETEPVNQAMATPAAQQLAVEEELTNPTTLDASNAVSQVMGMGGPLEPSPDMATINWPLPGPISSNFGWRKDPFTGKKAWHSGVDIAGKTGDSVAAAWDGKVIYSGEKKGYGKLVVLEHPNGWRSYYGHNSNLNVEVGEKIAAGRKIAEVGSTGRSTGPHLHFEVRQGELAWNPQQIRSRLMAGLPIGRVT; the protein is encoded by the coding sequence ATGGTAGCTCCTGTAGATTCTGAATTGCTGAATGCCTCACTTGGGGCGCAAAAGCTTAAAGCACAAACAAAACAGCTTACCGCCCTGCAAAAGGGCGGCGAAGCTGGTGATGCAAAGCTGCGTGAAGCTGTGGAAGGATTTGAAGCCATTTTTATTCAAAAAATGTGGCAGCAGATGCGAAACACGATTCCGAAAAGCGGTATGTTCAAGAGTCGTGAGGAGAAGGTGTGGCAGGGGATGTTTGATCAGGAATTGTCTGTGAAGATGTCCAAATCCGGCGGCATTGGGTTATCTGACATGCTCTATAAGCAGCTTTCAGACAAACTTGGCGACGCCAGCCGCGACACCAACAGCAAGGGCGGCAGTGTTGCTGCAGTCCGTGATCTTTCTTCAACAGATGTGTTCACTAAAGTAAAAGACCTTTCTTCGTCTGCAAAGTTGGCAGCCGTTCAAACTCCAGAAGATCTGTATTCCCCGATGGGAGAACAGGAAATGGAAACGGACACCACGGTTACCCGCGTAATCAACACGAATTTGCAGGCTATGACTGACAAAGATGTTGTGGAGAACGTGGATGAGCTGGAACGCCAGCTTGTGATGGATTACATCTCTGATCCGGATCGGATTCTGGCAGATCCTCCGGAAACTGAGCCTGTAAATCAGGCAATGGCAACGCCAGCGGCGCAACAGCTTGCCGTTGAAGAAGAATTAACAAACCCGACGACTCTTGATGCTTCAAACGCAGTGTCACAAGTTATGGGAATGGGCGGGCCGCTTGAGCCTTCCCCGGATATGGCGACAATTAATTGGCCGCTTCCCGGACCTATTTCTTCCAACTTTGGATGGAGAAAAGATCCGTTTACCGGGAAAAAAGCATGGCACAGTGGCGTTGATATCGCTGGTAAAACTGGTGATTCTGTTGCCGCAGCATGGGATGGCAAAGTCATCTATTCCGGTGAAAAGAAAGGATACGGCAAATTGGTAGTTCTGGAACACCCTAACGGATGGCGAAGCTACTACGGTCACAACAGTAATTTGAACGTTGAAGTTGGCGAAAAGATCGCGGCTGGCAGGAAAATTGCTGAAGTAGGTAGTACAGGGCGCTCCACAGGGCCGCATTTGCACTTTGAAGTGCGACAAGGCGAACTTGCATGGAACCCTCAACAGATCAGATCTCGCCTAATGGCGGGGCTTCCCATCGGTCGGGTAACGTAA
- a CDS encoding aspartate-semialdehyde dehydrogenase yields the protein MSKDRLVVAVVGATGAVGREMLSVLEGRDFPATEVIALASSRSAGTTVPYAGGELTVKELTEDSFEGVDIALFSAGGSTSEKFAPIAAKAGCVVVDNSSAWRMDDRCPLVVPEVNPDALEEHNGIIANPNCSTIQMMVALKPLHDNAQIKRIVVSTYQAVSGSGQKAITELETQIRQLFNMQTPDAEVYPHQIAFNALPQIDVFMDNDYTKEEMKMVHETVKIFNDPSVKVTATCVRIPVFYGHSESVNIETEQKITPAEARVILTQAPGVTVLDNPGEKIYPMAIDAAGQDDTYVGRIREDETIENGLNMWIVSDNIRKGAALNTVQIAEELIKRDLLGVKDTTVFD from the coding sequence ATGAGTAAAGATCGTTTAGTGGTTGCCGTTGTCGGTGCCACAGGTGCTGTAGGGCGGGAAATGCTTTCCGTATTGGAAGGCCGTGATTTTCCAGCTACCGAGGTAATTGCCCTCGCATCTTCACGATCCGCAGGCACCACAGTACCGTATGCGGGTGGTGAACTTACAGTCAAAGAACTGACTGAAGACTCTTTTGAAGGCGTTGATATTGCGCTCTTTTCCGCCGGTGGCTCCACGTCTGAAAAATTTGCACCAATCGCAGCTAAAGCTGGCTGTGTTGTTGTAGATAACTCCAGCGCATGGCGCATGGATGACCGCTGTCCATTGGTTGTTCCGGAAGTTAACCCGGATGCACTGGAAGAGCACAACGGCATTATTGCTAACCCTAACTGTTCCACTATCCAGATGATGGTTGCGCTTAAGCCGCTGCACGACAACGCTCAGATCAAACGTATCGTTGTTTCCACCTATCAGGCAGTGTCCGGTTCCGGTCAGAAAGCAATTACCGAGCTCGAAACACAGATTCGTCAACTTTTCAACATGCAGACACCGGATGCAGAAGTGTACCCGCACCAGATTGCGTTCAACGCTCTCCCGCAGATCGATGTTTTCATGGACAATGACTACACCAAAGAAGAAATGAAGATGGTTCACGAAACCGTTAAAATCTTCAACGATCCTTCTGTTAAAGTAACTGCTACATGTGTACGTATTCCTGTTTTCTATGGTCACAGCGAATCTGTGAACATTGAGACTGAACAGAAAATTACTCCGGCAGAAGCACGCGTTATTCTTACTCAGGCACCGGGTGTAACCGTACTTGATAACCCAGGTGAAAAAATCTACCCGATGGCAATTGATGCTGCAGGTCAAGATGACACCTACGTTGGACGTATCCGCGAAGATGAAACCATTGAAAATGGTCTCAACATGTGGATCGTTTCTGACAACATCCGCAAAGGTGCTGCTCTTAACACAGTACAGATTGCGGAAGAATTGATTAAACGCGACCTTCTTGGTGTGAAAGACACAACCGTATTCGACTAG
- the flgF gene encoding flagellar basal-body rod protein FlgF, which translates to MQSSVYSALFGALTNEHRLNNISNNLANINTTGYKRDALAFKDTFVKFAHDQIMEPVANVRSEKLFPDPKLMAKPRIAVAQTDFTAGAVKLTGDPLDVAIHGEGFFKVQTPDGDFVTRNGKFRQSTDGTLVTDRGYPVLGEGGPITLPRNSNIVIGDQGELLANNVQVAKLQVVTFDDLRGLEKLGQNMFRVREGSDIAEQPAAQATVQQGALESANVEVVSEMVNMIEAHRQFEAYTKIMKTSSELDKNSTQRLGKASA; encoded by the coding sequence ATGCAAAGCAGTGTGTATAGTGCCCTATTTGGTGCTCTTACAAATGAACATCGTCTTAACAATATCAGTAACAATCTGGCTAACATAAACACAACAGGCTACAAGCGTGACGCCCTTGCTTTTAAGGATACCTTTGTCAAGTTTGCCCATGATCAGATCATGGAACCTGTAGCAAATGTTCGTTCAGAAAAGCTCTTTCCAGATCCAAAACTCATGGCAAAACCACGTATTGCGGTCGCCCAGACAGACTTCACTGCGGGGGCTGTAAAGCTCACGGGAGACCCGCTGGACGTGGCTATCCACGGGGAGGGCTTCTTTAAAGTCCAAACTCCTGACGGTGACTTTGTGACACGTAACGGAAAATTCCGTCAAAGCACTGACGGGACGCTGGTTACAGACAGAGGCTACCCCGTACTGGGAGAAGGCGGCCCGATTACGCTTCCACGTAATTCAAATATTGTGATTGGAGATCAGGGAGAGCTGCTCGCAAACAACGTGCAGGTAGCAAAGCTTCAAGTGGTTACATTTGACGATCTGCGTGGGTTGGAAAAGCTCGGACAGAACATGTTCAGAGTCCGTGAGGGTTCCGACATTGCAGAACAACCCGCAGCTCAGGCAACTGTTCAGCAGGGTGCATTGGAGTCTGCAAACGTAGAGGTTGTTTCTGAAATGGTGAACATGATTGAAGCTCACCGCCAGTTTGAAGCCTACACCAAGATAATGAAAACCAGTAGTGAACTGGATAAAAACTCAACGCAACGCCTGGGTAAAGCCAGCGCTTAG
- a CDS encoding flagellar basal body L-ring protein FlgH has protein sequence MNVRFSTVIILAALMLTGCQAAHEKPVPSMPVAIPPEMLTPQMARANPGSLFQPTNADFLFADNRARRVGDIVMVNIVENASAKNKADTTSDKDSSINLGVDAFFGQSSIPLLGSVANPMLKASGTTKFSGEGETTRENKFTATVACRVLKVSHGGLLQIEGVRETQVNDETQYLMITGLIRARDIADNNSIISSQVANARIKYFGEGVIADKQKPGWVTRLMDTVWPF, from the coding sequence ATGAATGTTCGTTTTTCCACTGTCATCATTCTGGCAGCACTTATGCTGACAGGGTGTCAGGCTGCACATGAAAAGCCGGTTCCATCAATGCCGGTTGCGATACCGCCGGAAATGCTTACGCCTCAAATGGCTCGGGCTAACCCCGGTTCACTCTTCCAGCCTACAAATGCAGATTTTTTGTTTGCAGACAACCGCGCCCGTCGTGTTGGTGACATCGTTATGGTGAACATTGTGGAAAATGCCAGTGCTAAAAACAAGGCAGACACCACAAGCGATAAAGATTCTTCAATCAACCTCGGTGTAGATGCCTTCTTTGGCCAGTCATCAATTCCTCTGTTGGGCTCAGTAGCCAACCCTATGTTGAAGGCAAGCGGAACGACTAAGTTCTCGGGTGAAGGCGAAACGACGCGTGAGAACAAGTTTACCGCAACTGTTGCTTGCCGTGTGTTGAAAGTGAGCCACGGCGGTCTTCTTCAGATTGAAGGTGTACGCGAAACACAGGTAAACGACGAAACGCAGTACTTGATGATTACCGGCCTTATCCGTGCCCGTGACATTGCAGATAACAACAGCATTATCTCAAGTCAGGTTGCGAATGCCCGTATTAAATATTTCGGCGAAGGCGTTATTGCTGACAAGCAGAAGCCAGGCTGGGTTACACGCCTTATGGATACCGTGTGGCCGTTCTAG
- a CDS encoding aminotransferase class IV → MATVCDTEEYISKILNSRRAGERDVLAFYEHRIGCICKNPKLMLLPMDDHLAHRGDGVFESIKWVNGKLYQLDAHIERMKNSVKGLHLSPPCTWEKLAELAVDVAKAAETQNGLLRIIIGRGPGGFGIDPKECPVSSLYIVAYTFKQKPEEWFEKGATAFRSSIPAKPPHMARVKSANYIPNVLMKREAVERGYDFPFSFDADDFIAEGATENVALVNQQGTLLVPEFSNALVGTTIMRAVELMKDKIKIEFGAVREDDLFRAKEVLIFGTTSDCISIVRFEGQPISDVRPGPVAKEIRRVLKEDLEVNGLPL, encoded by the coding sequence GTGGCGACAGTATGTGATACAGAGGAATACATTTCCAAGATTCTGAATAGCCGTCGAGCCGGTGAGCGCGACGTGCTTGCCTTTTACGAGCACCGTATCGGATGTATTTGTAAGAACCCGAAATTGATGCTGCTGCCTATGGACGACCATCTCGCCCACAGGGGTGATGGCGTTTTTGAAAGCATTAAATGGGTAAACGGAAAACTGTATCAACTTGATGCGCACATAGAGCGTATGAAGAATTCCGTAAAAGGACTCCACCTGTCGCCACCCTGCACCTGGGAAAAGCTTGCAGAGCTTGCTGTTGATGTAGCAAAAGCTGCGGAAACGCAAAACGGACTGCTGCGCATCATTATTGGTCGCGGCCCGGGCGGCTTCGGCATCGACCCGAAAGAATGTCCGGTAAGCAGCCTGTACATTGTCGCGTATACGTTCAAACAAAAACCGGAAGAGTGGTTCGAAAAAGGCGCAACAGCCTTCCGTTCCTCCATTCCGGCAAAGCCTCCGCACATGGCGCGGGTTAAGAGCGCGAATTACATCCCTAACGTGCTTATGAAGCGCGAAGCGGTTGAACGCGGCTACGACTTCCCGTTCAGCTTTGATGCTGATGACTTTATCGCTGAAGGTGCAACAGAAAACGTTGCTCTTGTTAATCAGCAAGGAACGCTTCTTGTCCCTGAATTCTCCAACGCACTGGTGGGAACAACCATTATGCGCGCTGTTGAACTGATGAAAGACAAGATTAAAATTGAATTTGGCGCAGTGCGTGAAGATGACCTTTTCCGAGCAAAAGAAGTCTTAATCTTCGGCACAACGTCCGACTGTATCTCCATTGTTCGCTTTGAAGGTCAGCCAATCAGCGATGTTCGTCCGGGGCCTGTTGCCAAAGAAATTAGACGTGTTCTCAAAGAAGACCTTGAAGTAAACGGACTGCCACTTTAG
- a CDS encoding flagellar basal body P-ring protein FlgI yields MKRIQHITAFLIFAFVVAVALPQSASAARIKDIADFGGVRDNQLVGYGLISGLGGTGDSTSSTFTVRAVVNMLEKMGVSVSPRDIKSKNVAAVMVTAKLPVSSKPGSRIDVTVSSLGDAKSLLGGVLLMTPLKGIDGQVYGLAQGAVAIGGYSAEGKAAKVQKNITTVGRIPNGMNVERAVPFEFNSQDTLTLNMHNGDFSTTNEVVQSLNRAIGGNFAFARDISTISLDVPPQYRNNIVPLMAAIENIEVTPDQKARVVVDENTGTVVVGSNVRLSPVAIAHGSLQIVIKEDEKVSQPNPFSEGETVTTPQTDVKVKEENKRLVLIEGATLQELTEGLNAIGATPRDLISILNALKAAGALHAELEVI; encoded by the coding sequence ATGAAACGTATTCAACACATCACAGCATTTTTGATCTTCGCATTCGTAGTGGCTGTTGCTCTTCCGCAGTCTGCCAGTGCAGCGCGTATCAAAGACATAGCTGACTTTGGCGGCGTCCGGGATAACCAACTTGTAGGCTATGGCCTTATTTCCGGTTTGGGCGGTACTGGTGACAGCACTTCCTCAACGTTCACGGTACGTGCAGTTGTGAACATGTTGGAAAAAATGGGCGTAAGCGTTAGCCCGCGCGACATTAAATCCAAGAACGTCGCAGCCGTAATGGTAACAGCAAAACTTCCTGTTTCCTCAAAGCCGGGTTCAAGAATCGACGTAACTGTTTCCAGTCTCGGTGATGCAAAAAGTCTGCTTGGCGGCGTGCTTCTTATGACACCTCTTAAAGGTATCGACGGACAGGTATACGGCCTTGCACAGGGTGCAGTTGCCATCGGCGGTTATTCCGCAGAGGGCAAAGCAGCCAAGGTACAGAAAAACATTACCACCGTGGGACGTATTCCAAACGGTATGAACGTGGAACGCGCAGTGCCGTTTGAGTTCAACAGTCAGGACACTCTGACGCTGAACATGCACAATGGCGATTTTTCCACAACGAATGAAGTTGTACAAAGTTTGAATAGAGCAATTGGCGGAAACTTCGCCTTTGCCAGAGATATTTCCACTATCTCTCTGGATGTCCCTCCACAGTACAGAAATAACATCGTACCGTTGATGGCAGCCATTGAGAACATTGAAGTGACACCTGATCAGAAAGCACGCGTTGTTGTTGATGAGAACACAGGTACCGTTGTTGTCGGTAGTAATGTTCGTCTCTCACCAGTGGCGATTGCACACGGCTCCTTGCAGATTGTTATTAAAGAAGACGAAAAGGTTTCACAGCCTAATCCATTCTCTGAAGGTGAAACCGTAACAACTCCGCAGACCGATGTGAAAGTGAAAGAAGAAAACAAACGTCTGGTACTGATTGAAGGCGCGACCTTGCAGGAACTGACTGAAGGTTTGAACGCCATAGGCGCAACACCGCGTGACCTCATCTCTATCCTCAATGCTCTGAAAGCAGCCGGTGCGCTGCATGCGGAACTGGAGGTAATCTAA